The Vicia villosa cultivar HV-30 ecotype Madison, WI unplaced genomic scaffold, Vvil1.0 ctg.002580F_1_1, whole genome shotgun sequence genome window below encodes:
- the LOC131639287 gene encoding uncharacterized protein LOC131639287: MVEDSTVSVTVDTCSTEEWLLNSQELVPIALTKAKEVKGFLGRWKMIISKLEQVPSKLSDLSSHPCFSKNALCKEQLQAVSKTLREAIELAELCLKEKYEGKLRMQSDLDALIGKLDLNLKDCSLLTKSGVLGEATLQFNVSGIIAESDIETHGNIKELLARLQIGHLESKHKALDRLHELMKDDEKNVLAVFCRSNVAALVQLLTATSPRIREKTVSIICSIVESGSSCENWLVSEGVLPPLIRLVESGSAVGKEKAIVSLQRLSMSEETARAIVGHGGVRPLIELCQVGDSVSQAAAACTLKSISAVPEVRQVLAEEGVVRVMINLLNNGMLLGTKEYAAECLQNLTASNENLRRSVISENGIRSLLAFLDAPVPQESAVGALKNLVGLVPEETLVSLGVLSCLVHVLQSGSLGAKQNAASVICRICSSMEMKKMLGEVGCIPLLINMLEAKANTARELAAQAIASLMILSQNRREVKKDDKSVPNLVQLLDPSPQNTAKKYAVCCLGSLSSCKKCKKLMISYGAIGYLKKLIEMEIPGAKKLLERLERGKLRSLFSRK; the protein is encoded by the coding sequence ACTCGTTCCTATTGCTCTTACTAAAGCAAAAGAGGTAAAAGGGTTTCTAGGTAGATGGAAAATGATCATTTCGAAGTTGGAACAAGTTCCGTCGAAGCTATCGGATTTATCTAGCCACCCTTGTTTCTCAAAGAATGCTCTTTGCAAGGAACAGTTGCAGGCTGTGTCGAAGACGTTACGAGAAGCTATTGAGTTAGCTGAGTTGTGTTTGAAGGAAAAGTATGAAGGTAAGCTAAGGATGCAGAGTGATCTCGACGCGTTGATTGGTaaacttgatttgaatttgaaggatTGTAGTTTGTTGACAAAAAGTGGTGTACTTGGTGAAGCTACTTTGCAGTTCAATGTTTCTGGTATTATAGCGGAATCGGATATTGAAACACATGGAAATATAAAGGAATTACTTGCGCGCCTTCAAATCGGTCATTTGGAATCGAAACACAAGGCTTTGGATAGATTACATGAGCTTATGAAAGATGATGAGAAGAATGTTTTGGCTGTTTTTTGTAGGAGCAATGTTGCTGCTTTGGTTCAGTTGCTTACTGCAACATCGCCGAGGATTAGGGAGAAAACAGTTAGTATTATATGCTCGATTGTGGAATCGGGCAGTAGCTGCGAAAACTGGTTAGTTTCTGAAGGTGTTTTGCCACCTCTTATAAGGCTTGTTGAATCAGGTAGTGCTGTTGGTAAAGAAAAGGCTATTGTATCTCTTCAAAGGCTATCGATGTCGGAAGAAACAGCTCGCGCGATCGTCGGACACGGAGGGGTTCGTCCGTTAATCGAGCTTTGTCAGGTTGGCGATTCTGTCTCACAGGCGGCGGCAGCTTGTACTTTGAAGAGTATTTCGGCTGTTCCGGAAGTGAGACAGGTTTTAGCCGAAGAAGGTGTTGTTCGGGTTATGATCAATCTCCTCAACAACGGAATGCTGTTAGGTACGAAGGAGTATGCTGCTGAATGTTTGCAGAATCTCACTGCAAGCAACGAGAATCTGCGAAGGTCTGTTATATCAGAAAACGGCATCCGAAGCCTTTTGGCTTTTCTCGATGCTCCAGTTCCTCAAGAATCCGCTGTAGGTGCATTGAAGAATCTCGTCGGATTGGTTCCCGAAGAAACTTTGGTTTCTCTCGGGGTTCTCTCTTGTCTGGTGCATGTTTTGCAGTCAGGATCATTAGGCGCGAAACAAAACGCGGCTTCGGTTATATGTCGGATTTGTAGCTCGATGGAGATGAAGAAAATGTTGGGTGAAGTTGGTTGCATACCTCTATTAATCAACATGCTCGAGGCGAAAGCAAACACTGCTAGAGAACTTGCGGCGCAAGCAATTGCGAGTTTGATGATCCTGTCGCAGAATCGGAGAGAAGTTAAAAAGGATGATAAAAGCGTGCCGAATTTGGTACAGTTGCTTGATCCTAGTCCACAGAATACTGCAAAAAAGTATGCAGTTTGTTGTCTTGGATCACTTTCTTCATGTAAGAAGTGTAAGAAGTTGATGATTTCTTATGGAGCAATAGGGTATTTGAAGAAGCTTATTGAGATGGAGATTCCAGGAGCTAAGAAGTTGCTTGAGAGATTGGAAAGAGGGAAACTGAGAAGCTTGTTTagcagaaaataa